A window from Primulina eburnea isolate SZY01 chromosome 2, ASM2296580v1, whole genome shotgun sequence encodes these proteins:
- the LOC140822804 gene encoding serine/threonine protein phosphatase 2A 55 kDa regulatory subunit B beta isoform-like isoform X2, with the protein MSFSFSSSDVSSLAVSDWKLSQIFGDKLPGEEVQNIDIITAVQFDKSGNHLAVGDRGGRVVIFEKTDGKEESLKGTSREEFEKTDVVVSRYPKFRYKTEFQSHEPEFDYLKSIEIEENIKKMRQVKEHKLKQVKKMDISQHISSENSLLGERSFINGESEYIANGHSLEWKENTVNGVSSFNGVHAKLSCLADSTRAICRKVYAHAHDFNTNSISINSDGETFISADDLRINLWNLEISKQCFNIIDMKPENMEALTEVITSAEFHPYHCNLMAYSSSRGFVRLVDMRLSALCDHSAKILKEEESHGPKSFFTEIIAAITDLKFANGGRHILCRDFMNLKLWDMRMDTRPVATYRIHEHLRPKLCDMYNNDAIFDKFDCCLAGDRLNFATGSYSNHLRIFSYGIGSEEGTTIEVGKNPNRKSLLQPSSRLRRSSLSNLNRGFSRQGSNEFGFDFNSKLLHMAWNPTTNLIACAAGNTLLMYHHA; encoded by the exons TTGATATTATAACCGCGGTTCAATTCGACAAGAGTGGTAATCACCTTGCTGTAGGCGATCGCGGTGGTCGGGTCGTAATTTTCGAGAAAACAGATGGTAAAGAG GAGTCACTAAAAGGCACTTCACGGGAGGAGTTTGAGAAAACTGATGTTGTTGTTTCGCGGTATCCGAAATTTCGATATAAAACTGAGTTCCAAAGTCATGAGCCAGAG TTTGACTATTTAAAGAGCATTGAAATTgaagaaaatatcaaaaaaatGAG GCAGGTCAAGGAACATAAATTAAAGCAAGTAAAAAAAATGGATATCAGCCAGCACATATCTTCAGAGAATTCTCTGTTGGGTGAAAGAAGTTTTATTAATGGGGAAAGTGAATATATTGCCAATGGCCATTCTTTGGAATGGAAAGAGAACACGGTGAATGGTGTATCATCGTTCAATGGAGTACATGCCAAG CTATCATGCTTGGCAGATTCTACTCGTGCGATATGTCGAAAAGTTTATGCGCATGCTCATGATTTCAATACGAACTCTATCTCAATCAATAG TGATGGGGAGACATTTATTTCAGCAGATGACCTAAGAATAAATTTGTGGAACCTTGAAATTAGTAAACAGTGTTTCAATATCATTGACATGAAACCTGAAAATATGGAAGCTCTTACAG AGGTGATCACTTCAGCAGAATTCCATCCATATCACTGCAATCTGATGGCTTACAGCAGTTCAAGGGGATTTGTTCGGcttgtggacatgaggttatCAGCATTATGTGATCACAGCGCAAAGAT ATTGAAAGAGGAGGAGTCCCACGGACCAAAATCATTCTTCACAGAGATTATTGCAGCGATAACTGATTTAAAGTTCGCAAATGGTGGAAGGCATATTTTATGCCGCGATTTTATGAATCTGAAA CTTTGGGATATGCGGATGGATACCCGCCCGGTGGCTACATATAGGATTCATGAGCACCTGAGGCCTAAG TTGTGTGATATGTATAATAATGATGCAATTTTTGACAAATTTGACTGCTGTCTTGCCGGAGATAGGCTTAACTTTGCAACCGGATCATACAG CAATCATCTGCGCATATTTTCATATGGTATTGGAAGTGAAGAAGGTACAACCATAGAAGTTGGCAAAAATCCAAATAG GAAATCGCTCCTCCAACCTTCGTCTAGACTCCGACGATCATCATTAAGCAACTTGAACAGAGGATTTTCGAGACAAG GAAGTAACGAGTTTGGTTTTGATTTCAATTCCAAGTTGCTGCATATGGCGTGGAATCCAACAACCAACTTGATTGCTTGTGCTGCCGGAAACACCTTACTCATGTATCATCACGCCTGA
- the LOC140822804 gene encoding serine/threonine protein phosphatase 2A 55 kDa regulatory subunit B beta isoform-like isoform X1, which produces MSFSFSSSDVSSLAVSDWKLSQIFGDKLPGEEVQNIDIITAVQFDKSGNHLAVGDRGGRVVIFEKTDGKEESLKGTSREEFEKTDVVVSRYPKFRYKTEFQSHEPEFDYLKSIEIEENIKKMRWCMTPNGSLYILSTNDKTIKLWKVKEHKLKQVKKMDISQHISSENSLLGERSFINGESEYIANGHSLEWKENTVNGVSSFNGVHAKLSCLADSTRAICRKVYAHAHDFNTNSISINSDGETFISADDLRINLWNLEISKQCFNIIDMKPENMEALTEVITSAEFHPYHCNLMAYSSSRGFVRLVDMRLSALCDHSAKILKEEESHGPKSFFTEIIAAITDLKFANGGRHILCRDFMNLKLWDMRMDTRPVATYRIHEHLRPKLCDMYNNDAIFDKFDCCLAGDRLNFATGSYSNHLRIFSYGIGSEEGTTIEVGKNPNRKSLLQPSSRLRRSSLSNLNRGFSRQGSNEFGFDFNSKLLHMAWNPTTNLIACAAGNTLLMYHHA; this is translated from the exons TTGATATTATAACCGCGGTTCAATTCGACAAGAGTGGTAATCACCTTGCTGTAGGCGATCGCGGTGGTCGGGTCGTAATTTTCGAGAAAACAGATGGTAAAGAG GAGTCACTAAAAGGCACTTCACGGGAGGAGTTTGAGAAAACTGATGTTGTTGTTTCGCGGTATCCGAAATTTCGATATAAAACTGAGTTCCAAAGTCATGAGCCAGAG TTTGACTATTTAAAGAGCATTGAAATTgaagaaaatatcaaaaaaatGAGGTGGTGTATGACACCTAATGGCTCATTATATATTCTATCTACAAATGACAAGACTATTAAACTATGGAAG GTCAAGGAACATAAATTAAAGCAAGTAAAAAAAATGGATATCAGCCAGCACATATCTTCAGAGAATTCTCTGTTGGGTGAAAGAAGTTTTATTAATGGGGAAAGTGAATATATTGCCAATGGCCATTCTTTGGAATGGAAAGAGAACACGGTGAATGGTGTATCATCGTTCAATGGAGTACATGCCAAG CTATCATGCTTGGCAGATTCTACTCGTGCGATATGTCGAAAAGTTTATGCGCATGCTCATGATTTCAATACGAACTCTATCTCAATCAATAG TGATGGGGAGACATTTATTTCAGCAGATGACCTAAGAATAAATTTGTGGAACCTTGAAATTAGTAAACAGTGTTTCAATATCATTGACATGAAACCTGAAAATATGGAAGCTCTTACAG AGGTGATCACTTCAGCAGAATTCCATCCATATCACTGCAATCTGATGGCTTACAGCAGTTCAAGGGGATTTGTTCGGcttgtggacatgaggttatCAGCATTATGTGATCACAGCGCAAAGAT ATTGAAAGAGGAGGAGTCCCACGGACCAAAATCATTCTTCACAGAGATTATTGCAGCGATAACTGATTTAAAGTTCGCAAATGGTGGAAGGCATATTTTATGCCGCGATTTTATGAATCTGAAA CTTTGGGATATGCGGATGGATACCCGCCCGGTGGCTACATATAGGATTCATGAGCACCTGAGGCCTAAG TTGTGTGATATGTATAATAATGATGCAATTTTTGACAAATTTGACTGCTGTCTTGCCGGAGATAGGCTTAACTTTGCAACCGGATCATACAG CAATCATCTGCGCATATTTTCATATGGTATTGGAAGTGAAGAAGGTACAACCATAGAAGTTGGCAAAAATCCAAATAG GAAATCGCTCCTCCAACCTTCGTCTAGACTCCGACGATCATCATTAAGCAACTTGAACAGAGGATTTTCGAGACAAG GAAGTAACGAGTTTGGTTTTGATTTCAATTCCAAGTTGCTGCATATGGCGTGGAATCCAACAACCAACTTGATTGCTTGTGCTGCCGGAAACACCTTACTCATGTATCATCACGCCTGA